The following proteins are encoded in a genomic region of Oncorhynchus kisutch isolate 150728-3 linkage group LG18, Okis_V2, whole genome shotgun sequence:
- the LOC109909272 gene encoding rho-related GTP-binding protein RhoG has product MQSIKCVVVGDGAVGKTCLLISYTTNAFPKEYIPTVFDNYSAQVTVDSRTISLNLWDTAGQEEYDRLRTLSYPQTNVFVICFSVASPPSFENVKHKWHPEVTHHCPNTPILLVGTKKDLRNDPEVLKKLKDQNQMTITQQQGIALARQIQAIKYLECSALNQDGIKEVFAEGVRAFLNPQPVATKKPCVLL; this is encoded by the coding sequence ATGCAGAGCATCAAGTGTGTGGTGGTAGGAGATGGTGCAGTGGGGAAGACCTGCCTCCTCATCTCCTACACCACCAACGCCTTCCCCAAGGAGTACATCCCCACTGTGTTTGACAACTACAGCGCCCAGGTGACTGTGGACAGCAGGACTATTAGCCTCAACCTGTGGGACACAGCAGGCCAGGAGGAGTACGACCGCCTGCGCACACTCTCCTACCCCCAGACCAACGTGTTTGTCATCTGCTTCTCTGTTGCCAGCCCCCCCTCCTTTGAGAACGTCAAGCACAAGTGGCACCCAGAGGTCACCCACCACTGTCCCAATACGCCCATTCTGCTGGTGGGCACCAAGAAGGACCTGCGTAATGACCCGGAAGTGTTGAAGAAGCTAAAGGATCAGAACCAGATGACCATCACCCAACAGCAGGGCATCGCCCTGGCCAGGCAGATCCAAGCCATCAAGTACCTTGAATGCTCTGCCCTCAACCAAGACGGAATCAAAGAGGTGTTCGCTGAGGGTGTGCGAGCCTTTCTCAACCCACAACCTGTCGCCACCAAGAAACCCTGTGTGCTATTGTAA